DNA from Saccharicrinis carchari:
TTCAATGAATCTATTTCAAAAAAAAACCGATGCAACATGTTGCACCGGTTTTTTTATTACTCTGGCAAATCAATATATCTAATTGCTATGCTCCTTTTTCAAATTAGGCCTCGTCGAGTTCTTTTTGATAATTGTCCAGTAACTGTCCTTGCACATCGTGGGGTACAATTTCGTACTGGGCAAACTTTTGCGTGAACATAGCCCTTCCACCGGTAATGGAACTCAGCGAGGTTGAATACTTATTCAGCTCTTTTAAGGGCACTTTAGCTTTAATCACCTCAAAACCCTTTTCGCTACTCATGCCCTCGATTATAGCCCGGCGCCCTTGCAGGTCGCTCATTACGTCGCCCATCCTGTCCGATGGAACTTTTACCTCCAGATTATAAATGGGTTCCAGAATTTTTGGAGCGGCATTTTTAAAGGCATCGCTAAAAGCATGCCGGCCTGCCAGCTTAAACGAAATTTCGTTACTGTCCACGGCGTGCATCTTACCATCATAAACACAAACCCTGATATCGCGTGCATAGGAGCCGGTCAAAGGGCCTTCTTCCATTTTTTCCATAATACCCTTAAGTATAGCAGGTAAGAAACGGTTGTCGATGGCACCCCCCACTATGCAATTATGAAACATCAAAGTACCTCCCCATGGCAGCTTTACTTCTTCGGTACCTCTCACGTTCATTTTAAATTCCTGACCATTAAACTTATAAACAGTAGGCTCAGGCATTCCCTCTTCGTAAGGTTCGATAACCATGTGTACCTCGCCAAACTGTCCGGATCCGCCCGATTGCTTTTTATGGCGGTAATCGGCTCTTGCCGCTTTGGTAATGGTTTCGCGATAAGGAATTCTGGGCTTCACAAATTCAACCTTTATTTTATCATTATTTTCGATACGCCACTTCATGGTGTTCAGGTGGAACTCGCCCTGGCCATGCACAATTATCTGTTTTAGCTCTTTGGAATACTCCACTACAATGGTAGGATCCTCTTCGTGCATGCGTTGTAATACTTCACCCAATTTTTCGTCGTCGTGCTCATCTAATGGACGTATGGCGGTTCGATATTTATGTTCGGGATATTTTATGGCTTCAAAAACGTAATCACACCCTTTGGTATTTAGGGTATCGCTTGTGGTGGTTTCTTTTAGCTTAACCGTTGCGCCTATGTCGCCGGCTACCAGCTCGGTAATTTTTGAACGCGTATTTCCGGCCACACAATAAAGTTGTGAGAGTCTTTCCCTGGCACTTTTGCTCATATTTACCAAATCCATGCCTTCGCTAATTTTTCCCGACATTACTTTAAAAAAGGAAACCTCGCCAAGATGGGGTTCAATACTGGTTTTAAACACATAGATTGATGCAGGGCCATCGGCAGAGCACTCTACTTCCTGTGCATCTTTGGTAATAGGTTTAGGCATCTCGGATACAAAAGGTACAATGTTACCGAGGAATTCCATTAAACGGCGAACACCCATATCTTTGATGGCGGCCACACAAAATACAGGAAATAAATCCCTTGCTATCAATCCTTTTTTAATTCCGGAGCGCATCTGGTCTTCGTCGAGGGTACCCTTGTCAAAGTATAGTTCCATCAGCTCTTCGTCGTTTTCGGCGGCGGCTTCAACCAAGGCATTATGCAGCTCGTTTGCCTTTTCTTTTTCGCTGTCCGGGATATCTAATATTTCTGGTTCGCCGCCATTGGGTCCCCATTGGTACATTTTCATTTTAAGCACATCCACCAGGGCATTAAAGCCAAGGCCGGCATTTACGGGATATTGCACAATCACCACCTTTTTACCAAATGATTCCCTGGCCTGATCGATGGTTTGCTCAAAGTTGGCTTTTTCGTGATCCAACTGATTGGCTATAAAAATAACCGGTTTGTTATAGTTTTCGGTATATCTAAAAAGGTTTTGGGTGCCTACTTCAACACCTTGTGTGGTGTTTAGCAACATCAGGGCCGTATCGGTAACGTTAAGTGAAGTTATGGCTCCTGTAATAAAATCGTCGGAACCGGGGCAATCGATAAAATTGAGTTTTTTACCTAACCACTCCGTGTATAGTACTGACGAAAAAACGGAATAACCATACTCATGTTCTACTTTGTGATAATCTGAAACAGTATTCCGGTTTTCGATATCGCCACGACGGCTGATAACACCACCCTCAAATAACATAGCCTCGGCGAGGGTGGTTTTACCCGAGCCCGAACTTCCAAGAAGGGCTATGTTCTTGATTTGATTTGCTTGATATACCTTCATAAAACAATTAGAATTGCGGCCAAATCAATAAAATCAAATTTCACATAGCACCCGATGCATGGTCACCTCATAGAGACCTTCAAGCTACCGCAAATGCATGAATATTTGTTTTTGATCCTTGACCATGTTAGTAATTATATGAATTTGCGAAAACAATTCGCACTTGTTATCTAATGAATAAATACAACTTATATCGCACTGCTCTCAAAATTAATAATATTTAAATAACAATCAACTGATAAGCGGCAAAAGTTAAATAATGCAAACAGAAATTTCTGCACATAAAAAAAGAAAATTATTTTTTATGTTGATGGTATGCCTTAATAGTTGTAATTTGAAAGTTCTTAAACGCTTATTGCAAGCTTAACTCAACACAACAACAAATAATTATGCTACTAGAGGGAAAAGTCAAAAAGCTTAAGATAATTATACGGGAAATAGAAACAGTTTACCAACGTTCGCTATACGAAGCCATTATGTTTGCAGCCAAAAAAACTTCATTGGCGGGTGCCACCGCAACAAGAGGCGCCATGGGTTATGGAGCCAATGGCCTGACCAACGCCTCCAAAACCTATCAAATGTCGCAAGACCCTCCCATTATCATAGAAATAGTGGATCGTGCAAAACGCATAGAAGATTTTTCGCTTGTAGTCTCGAACCTTATGGACAAAGCCAATGCCGCCGGCATTATTTACATAGAGGATGTTGAAGTGGTTTCATACAGAAGACATGAGATGGTGAAACCAACAGGTCAGTAAGTACTTGCAAGCCCTTTTTTAAAAAAATATACACTCTACCCATATAATGACCTTTATGGGCAGCCATGCCTCACCTAGTAGTGAGTTTTGAAAGTTCAGTTGCATTAAAGGAAGTACGGAACGGTTCTGTATAAGCACCTTGTGGTACAGAACCGTTCCATATTATTTCTTGAACGGTCTACTAGTGGCAATAAAAAAACGCCAATTATAGCGATAATGAAAAATGCGTACATCTTTCAGGCTAAAACTTATCACTGAATATCAGTAATATATTTGAGATATTGGGTTGTGCTGCCTATTTTTGCGCAAGTTTTAATCAGATTGTATCCAATGAAGTTTTCTTTTGTTTTTTTTCTATCGCTCCTTTTTATAAAAGGGGTGGTGGTTTCGGGTCAAAATTACAAGCCAACACAAGCACCAAAGCTGGTGGTATTTTTAAATATTGACGAATTACGTACAGAACATCTTATTACCTTTAGCCATAAGTTTAGCCAATTCGGATTTAATCAATTAATTAAAAACGGTACTTTTTATCATCGGGGCAATTATAAAACCACCACTTCCTTCAGGGGAACCAAACTATTGAACATACACACCGGCAGTTATGCCTCTACGCATGGTGTTATTGGTTCGGCATGGTACAATGCGCAACAACAAAGCGAAGAAAAAGCCAGTTATTTTTATGCCCCCAATGCGCAAGTTCAGCCCGATTCAGGACAAATCATTTTTCCCCGACTCAATTGTTCAACCATTTCGGACGAATTAAATATTTTTTACAAAGGAAAGTCAAAAGTAGCCGCTGTATCCTTATCGCCCGAAATGTTGGCCTATCAAGGATTTTTAAATGACGAATTAACCTTTTGGCTTAACCGAACCACCGGAAGAATGATAAACAATAGCGATTCTGCACCTCCAAACTGGGCGCAAAAGTACAACGACATGAATTTTGCCGATATGTACATTCAACGGCAGTGGGGCCCGGCAAGCGACTTAAATGATTACCATGAATACATTTCGAAAGGTCCTATGCCACCCCGTCATTTTATGTACGATATGAAAGAACGCGATCCCCTATTTCCTTACCAAAAAATAATTGGTTCGCCCTTCGGGAATGTTTTGCTGCGCGACTTTGTGGCTTCTCTAATCATCAACGAGGAACTGGGAAAAGATAAATATCCCGACCTACTCACTATATCTTTATCGTGTAAACCTTTTGTTGACAGACCCCAGGAAATGTTTGATGTAGAGATGGAAGACATGCTGATCCGGCTTGATGAGCAAATAGAATCTATCATACAATTGGTGCGCGATGATGTTGGTTTAGAACATACTTTATTTGTACTAAGCTCTACTCCCAGCATAGGATGGCTCCCCCAGACTTTAGCAAAGAACAACGTGAGTACCGGTATTTTTAATGGAAAAAAAACTTCGGCTCTGCTTAACCTTTACCTGATGGCTATTTATGGACAAGGCAAATGGGTGGCCGGATACAACGACAAGCAATTTTATTTTAACCATAAGCTACTAAACGAAAAGCAAATAAATCTGGAG
Protein-coding regions in this window:
- a CDS encoding elongation factor G; translation: MKVYQANQIKNIALLGSSGSGKTTLAEAMLFEGGVISRRGDIENRNTVSDYHKVEHEYGYSVFSSVLYTEWLGKKLNFIDCPGSDDFITGAITSLNVTDTALMLLNTTQGVEVGTQNLFRYTENYNKPVIFIANQLDHEKANFEQTIDQARESFGKKVVIVQYPVNAGLGFNALVDVLKMKMYQWGPNGGEPEILDIPDSEKEKANELHNALVEAAAENDEELMELYFDKGTLDEDQMRSGIKKGLIARDLFPVFCVAAIKDMGVRRLMEFLGNIVPFVSEMPKPITKDAQEVECSADGPASIYVFKTSIEPHLGEVSFFKVMSGKISEGMDLVNMSKSARERLSQLYCVAGNTRSKITELVAGDIGATVKLKETTTSDTLNTKGCDYVFEAIKYPEHKYRTAIRPLDEHDDEKLGEVLQRMHEEDPTIVVEYSKELKQIIVHGQGEFHLNTMKWRIENNDKIKVEFVKPRIPYRETITKAARADYRHKKQSGGSGQFGEVHMVIEPYEEGMPEPTVYKFNGQEFKMNVRGTEEVKLPWGGTLMFHNCIVGGAIDNRFLPAILKGIMEKMEEGPLTGSYARDIRVCVYDGKMHAVDSNEISFKLAGRHAFSDAFKNAAPKILEPIYNLEVKVPSDRMGDVMSDLQGRRAIIEGMSSEKGFEVIKAKVPLKELNKYSTSLSSITGGRAMFTQKFAQYEIVPHDVQGQLLDNYQKELDEA
- a CDS encoding DUF190 domain-containing protein; the encoded protein is MLLEGKVKKLKIIIREIETVYQRSLYEAIMFAAKKTSLAGATATRGAMGYGANGLTNASKTYQMSQDPPIIIEIVDRAKRIEDFSLVVSNLMDKANAAGIIYIEDVEVVSYRRHEMVKPTGQ
- a CDS encoding alkaline phosphatase family protein, whose product is MKFSFVFFLSLLFIKGVVVSGQNYKPTQAPKLVVFLNIDELRTEHLITFSHKFSQFGFNQLIKNGTFYHRGNYKTTTSFRGTKLLNIHTGSYASTHGVIGSAWYNAQQQSEEKASYFYAPNAQVQPDSGQIIFPRLNCSTISDELNIFYKGKSKVAAVSLSPEMLAYQGFLNDELTFWLNRTTGRMINNSDSAPPNWAQKYNDMNFADMYIQRQWGPASDLNDYHEYISKGPMPPRHFMYDMKERDPLFPYQKIIGSPFGNVLLRDFVASLIINEELGKDKYPDLLTISLSCKPFVDRPQEMFDVEMEDMLIRLDEQIESIIQLVRDDVGLEHTLFVLSSTPSIGWLPQTLAKNNVSTGIFNGKKTSALLNLYLMAIYGQGKWVAGYNDKQFYFNHKLLNEKQINLEEIQDKAANFLLEVRGIDKTITAYHLRVNEYTTGIFNEYQQNYFHGRSGDLFISLKPGWTEEINGYKKVSLEQNFYTPLIFFGWNVNSTQVLEPVNMIDVAPTLSTILQIPEPNGCVGEPLQEVVQ